GGAGTACGTGGATGGAATGGAGAATGTCTACGCTGCTGCAGACATCCTGCTCGCCCGTGCCGGGGCCGCAACCGTCAGCGAAGTGGCAGCAGTAGGGGTTCCAGCGGTGTTCGTGCCCTTGCCGATCGGCAACGGTGAGCAAGCCCTTAATGCAGCTGCCTTGGTGGAGGCCGGCGGAGCGCTGATGGTCCAGGACAACGAATTCACCCCGGAATGGCTCAAAGAAGAACTCATTCCACTCGTATCGGACCGCGGCAGGCTGGACGACATGGCCCGCAGGTCCGAGGCCCTTGGCATCAGAAACGCCGATCAGCGCATGGCTGATCTTGTCTTGGAAGCGGTATCCGCATGACGCACGCGATTGCACCACTCGAGTCCCTTGGACGAGTACATTTCATCGGCATCGGCGGCGTAGGAATGTCAGCCATCGCCCGGATCATGGTGGCCCGGGGTGTTCCCGTGAGTGGTACGGACGCCAAGGACCTTCCAGTCATGCATGACCTGGCCGCAGCAGGTGCCCGTATTGCCGTGGGATACGACTCCGGCAATTTGGGTGACGCCCAAACTGTTGTTGCCGGCTCCGCAATCCGTGCTGACAATCCTGAGTTGTCTGCGGCACGCCAGGCCGGTTTGCCCGTCCTGCATCGTTCCGAGGCATTGGCTGCCACCATGGACGGCCACAGGGTGGTCACCATCGCCGGTACGCACGGTAAATCCACCACCACCTCCATGGTCGCGGTCCTGCTCAAGGAAGCAGGATTGGATCCGTCGTTCGCCATTGGCGCGAACGTCCCGGCACTGGGAGTCAACGCGGCTCATGGATCCTCGGACATCTTCGTGGCAGAAGCGGACGAGTCCGATGGTTCGTTCCTCAACTACCGTCCTCTGATCGCCGTCGTCACCAACGTGGAAGCGGACCATCTGGACCACTACGGAACCGCTGAAGCTGTTTATGCCTCCTTTGATAACTTCGCGGCGCTCCTGCCGCCCCACGGAGTCCTTCTGGCATGTGCGGACGACGAGGGCGCCCGCGCCTTGGCGGAGCGGACAGCCGCCAAGGGAACCACTCGTGTGCTTACGTACGGGACAAGTCACGACGCCGATATCCGCCTTCACGATGGTGGCCCGGGTGATGTCTCGGTAGCGGTGGATGGAGCCGGGTACGACTTGGACCTGCAGGTTCCGGGAAGGCATAACGCGCTCAATGCGGCTGCCGCGTTCGCCGTGGCCTTGGAGCTTGGCGTAGCGCCCGGGACGGCGGCTACGGCACTTGGACACTTCACCGGTGCGTCCCGGCGCTTTGAACTCAAAGGGCAGGGGAGGGGCGTGCGTGTATACGACGACTACGCCCACCATCCAACTGAAGTGCGTGCGGCCCTTTCCGCCGCGCGCTCTGTGGCCGGCGGCAACAAAGTCCACGTTCTCTTCCAACCGCATTTGTTTTCACGGACCCGGGAATTCGCTGCGGAGTTTGCAGCGGCACTGGACGCTGCGGACACGGCGCTGGTCCTGGACATCTACCCTGCCCGTGAAGACCCCATCCCCGGCGTCACTAGTTCGTTGATTGCTGACCGGCTCTCCCAAGGACGGCTGGTCTCTGGTGACGAAGCTGTGGATGCTGTTGTGGCGTCCGCTGGCGAGGGGGACATAGTGCTGACCGTGGGAGCCGGAGATGTCACTGCTTACGGCCCGGTGATTGTGGAGGCGCTGGGTGGCTAGCACCCGTAAGCCAACCTTCAAGCCCGGGGCAGATTCCAGCCGGGAGAACAAGAGCCGTTCGGCCGGTGGTTCCCCGGACAGTGTCATCAGCGCCCAACGGTCAGTCGGGCCATCTCCAGTGACGAGTACGGTCAAGCAGAGCAGCGCGGACAACGTCATTGCTTTTCCCGAGCCAAAGGGCAAACGCAAACGCAGGCTCCTGCTGTGGACGCTCTGCATCATTACGGCCTTCGTAACGGTGCTCATAGTGGGTGCCATCTATTCGCCCGTGCTCGCGGTCCGGACCATCACTGTGGACGGCACCAAGCTAGTGACGCCTGAGACTGTGCAGAAGGCTTTGTCAGGTGTCGGGGGCAAGCCGCTGCCGCAGGTGAGCGAGCAGGAAGTCAATGAGCTCCTGAAGCCCTTGGTCCAGGTGCGTTCGGCAACTGTGGAGGCAAGGCCGCCGTCGGAATTGCTCGTGCACGTCAATGAGCGCGTACCGGTGGCCCTGTTGAAGCAAGGCGACTCGTTTGTGATGGTGGATGTAGACGGAGTCCAGTTGGGAGCCACACAGGATCAGTCTGCGGTTGCGCTGCCCCTGATCGACGCTGGTGCAGGTGCCACCAACACTGGGTTGTTTAAAGCCATTGCGGCTGTCCTGAACACTTTGCCGGCCGATGTGCTTGCGAGGATGTCCACCGCATCCGCTGCGTCGCCTGATGCCGTGGAGCTGAAACTGGTGGACGGAAAGACGGTAGTGTGGGGCAATGCCGAGGACAAGGAACTGAAGGCGAAGGCACTTGAGGCACTACTGAAGATGCCGCCGGATCCCAAAGTTCCCGTGAACGTCTACGACGTCAGCGTGCCCAGGCATCCATTCACCAAATAAAGAGCATTGAGCACGTAACCTGCGGGCCTCGGTGACCTTATTTCGCGACAATCAAGCGACACGCGCAAGCGGTCATTGCATGTGCGAAGCGGAGGAAATACCGTCGCAGTAGAGTTACTTGACATAACTATAACCTTCAACTAGAGGGTTAAGGTCCAAGGATTCAAGTTGGACTCGATCAGTTTCGCTATAGGACACAAGCAAGGGGCACGAAACGTGGCAGCACCGCAGAATTACTTGGCCGTCATCAAGGTCGTCGGCATCGGCGGCGGTGGCGTGAACGCAGTCAACCGAATGATCGAGGTCGGCCTCCGGGGCGTCGAGTTCATTGCCATCAACACTGACGCGCAAGCGCTCCTCATGAGTGATGCCGATGTCAAGCTCGACGTCGGTCGCGAGCTTACGCGCGGCCTTGGCGCCGGAGCCAACCCCGAGGTCGGCAAGCAGGCCGCCGAAGACCACGCTGACGAGATCGAAGAAGTTCTCCGCGGCGCTGACATGGTCTTCGTAACGGCTGGCGAAGGTGGTGGCACCGGTACTGGCGGAGCCCCTGTAGTCGCACGCATCGCCCGCTCCCTGGGTGCGCTGACCATTGGCGTGGTGACCCGCCCCTTCACTTTCGAAGGCCGCCGTCGCGCGGGCTCTGCCGAGGCCGGCATCGACGCCCTGCGTGATGAAGTCGACACCCTGATCGTCATCCCCAACGACCGACTCCTGTCCATCAGCGATCGCAACGTCTCCGTCCTGGACGCTTTCCGCTCAGCTGACCAGGTACTGCTTTCCGGTGTCCAGGGCATTACGGACCTCATCACCACCCCGGGCCTGATCAACCTCGACTTCGCCGACGTCAAATCCGTCATGCAGGGTGCGGGCTCTGCGCTCATGGGTATCGGATCCGCCCGTGGCGAAGACCGCGCAGTGAAGGCTGCCGAGTTGGCCATCGCCTCGCCACTCCTGGAAGCCTCCATCGACGGCGCGCATGGCGTGCTGCTGTCCATCCAGGGTGGTTCAGACCTCGGCTTGTTCGAAATCAACGAGGCAGCCCGCCTGGTGCAGGAAGTCGCGCACCCGGAGGCAAACATCATCTTCGGCGCGGTCATCGACGACGCCCTTGGCGACGAAGCCCGCGTCACCGTCATTGCCGCTGGATTCGACGACGTCAAGGCAACCTCTCCGTCCATGGACCAGTCGCGTCCGGCGCAGAACCCCGTGCCTGCCGAGCGTCCTGCTGCGCCAAACACGGCTCCTTCCAACGCAAACGCACCGCAGCATGCAACTGCAGGCATCGGCGCGGCAGGCTTGAGCAATTGGGGCCAGCAGCGTCCGTCGGCGCTCCCGGCGGACTCCGGCTTCGACGTCGACCTTCCTGCCGTTGTCGAGCCGGACCTGTCGGGCAGCCGCTCGGATGACCTCGACGTTCCTGATTTCCTGAAGTAAGCGGGCTTCGAGAGTCAATATCCCGTGTTTTGGTGGCGCAATGAAGTACAGCCCGGCGTTTCTGTGGCCTTCACGGACACAGGCGCCGGGAACCTGGCCCTCCATGTGGGGGACAACCCCGGGGATGTGACCGAGCGTCGTGCCCGGTTGGACTATGCTGCGAACCTGGGAAACCGTAGCTTTCAGTACATGGACCAGGTTCATGGCAATGAGGTCGCCCTTATTTCGAGCTACGGCCCCGGTCCCACTGCGGATGCAATGGTTTCCACGCCTTCAGGTAGCCAGGCTGCGCAGCCATTGTCCGTCATGGTGGCTGATTGTGTTCCTGTGGTCCTTGTTGGAGATGCAGGCGATCGTGGTCCCATCATCGCTGTCGCGCACGCAGGACGGCCAGGCGTGGCCTCTTCCGTTGTCCCGGCAACCGTCAACGAGCTGCGCAGGCTCGGTGCCCTGAACATCCGCGCCTGGCTGGGGCCCTCCATTTGTGGATCCTGCTATGAGGTTCCCGAGCAGCTTCGCGAAGATGTTGCCGCGGTGGCACCCGCCGCCTGGTCGAGTACATCGTGGGGAACGCCTGCTTTGGACCTTCCCGCCGGTGTTCGCGCCCAGTTGGCTGAAGGTGACGTCACGGTTGAGTACTCAGGGGAGTGCACCCTGGAAAATGACTCCCTTTTTTCCTACCGGCGGGATTCCCGTACGGGTCGATTCGCAGGTTTGGTGTGGACTCATGACTAACCTTGGACATGACGATGCCCTGTCCGGCGATGCCCCGTCCGGCGTTGCCCCGTCCGGCGATGCACGCACCACTGAACTCGCCCGCCGGCTCGAGGCCGTTAAGACACGGATTGGAGCGGCGACGGCTGCAGCGGGACGTACGGATCGGCCCGGGCTGATCGTCGTGACCAAGTTCCATCCGGCAGCTGATGTCCGGCGACTGTCCACGCTCGGAGTCCAGGATGTCGGCGAGAACCGGGACCAGGAGGCCGCGGGGAAAAGTGCCGAGCTCGCAGACCTGGACGTCCGATGGCACTTCATTGGCCAGTTACAGAGCAAAAAAGCGAAATCCGTGGCCAAATACGCTTACTCGGTGCAGTCAGTAGATCGTCTACAGGTGATCGACGCCCTGGAAAAGGCAGTCGCCCGTGAACAGGACGTCACGGGGCGGAAAGACCTTGAGTGCTACATCCAAGTCAGTTTGGATGACGACGCCGGGGCGCACCGTGGTGGTGCCCATCCCTCGGAGGTGGAATCCCTCGCGGCAAAGATCGCTTCCGCGCCCGGACTGAGGCTTGCTGGAGTAATGGCTGTGGCCCCGCTGGGCGCCGATCCGGAAGCGGCGTTTGAACGACTTGCGGTTGTTTCCGCAGAACTGCGGGCCAATCATCCGGCTGCTTCAGGAATATCAGCAGGCATGAGCCAGGACCTTGAAGCCGCTATCAAGTTCGGGGCGACACACCTGAGAATTGGCTCCGATATTCTCGGTTCGCGTCCGGCCGTGGGGTAGCGTCAAAGTATTGGAATGACGGGCCGGGGTTCCAATATGTCAAGTCATGGCGGCCCGCCTACTGCAGAAACGATAGGAGTGCACCATGGCTGGCGCTCTGCGCAAGACAATGATCTATCTTGGGCTCGCCGACGGCGATGAACACTACGAATCTGAGCAGGCCGTCGCGCACCACGACGAAGAACGCCCCCAGGCACAGGACCGGGAAGAGCGCCGAGCGCCTGCACCCGTCCGGGAAGTTGTCCGTGAAATGCCCACTGTTGACGCCGAAGAGGAATACCGCGCACCCGTGACACCCATTAAGCGTGCGGCGTCCAGCCGCGAAGATGCCTCGGGTTTGAGGCAGATCACCACAGTTCATCCGCGTTCTTATAATGACGCCAAAATTATTGGCGAGAGCTTCCGGGATGGCATTCCCGTGATCATGAATGTCACCGACATGGGCGAGGCAGACGCCAAGCGCCTGGTGGACTTCTCGGCCGGTTTGGTCTTTGGCCTCCACGGCAGCATCGAAAGGGTTACCAACAAGGTCTTCCTGTTGTCGCCGTCGTATGTGGAAGTCATTGGGGACGACAAGAAGGCCAGCGAAACCCAGGCCAGCTTCTTCAACCAGAGCTAAGAACGATCGCTACGAGGATGCCAGGCGGGTCAACCTGCCTGGCATCTGTGTTGCAATAGTAAGGACCGATCGGCGTTTCAAGAGCAGGGACTGATCGGCATTCCGGAACAAGTGGGAGATCTGAGCTAACTCGTGGGCATTGTTTTCGGCCTTATCTATATTGTGTTGTTGCTGTTTTTCATTGCCCTTATCATCAGGCTGATCTTCGAATGGGTTCAGATGTTCGCCCGTCAATGGCGGCCCCGCGGTGTGGCATTGGTAACAGCCCATGTTGTCTACTCCGTGACAGACCCACCACTGAGAAGGCTTCGCAAGTTGATACCGCCACTGCAAATGGGTGGAATCTCCTTGGACCTGGGCTTCCTGATCCTGATTATCGCCGTGAGCATCGCCATGGCGGTGAGCAGCGGCCTGGCGTAGCTGCGCACTGATGCTGTACCGCGGAACCGGGGGCACGCGAGGGTTCGAAGGCCGCAAATTCTCCAATTCAACACGATGGTGTTGAATTGGAGGAACCAGATGATATTTAGGTACCGTAGTTTTGAACGGCCGGAAGGCCTACTGACTAACTAGACCAACGAGGTGACCAGATGGCTTTGACGCCAGAAGACGTTGTCAACAAGCGCTTTCAGCCGACCAAGTTCCGCGAAGGCTACGACCAGGACGAGGTAGATGACTTCCTCGACGAGATCGTGGTTGAACTGCGCCGCCTGAACCAGGAGAACGACGAACTTCGCAAGAAGCTCGGCGAAGCTGGCTCGGCTGTGCCCGCGGCAACTGCTGCGGCTCCGGTCGTCGAGAAGGTTCCGGCCCCGGTCAAGGTGGACAAGGAAGCCGAGGCCAAGGCGGAAGCCGAGGCGAAGGCTGCTGAAGCTGCCAAGAAGAAGGAAGCCGAGCAGGCCGCTGCGGCTGCCGCCGCTGCCAAGGCACCTGCTCCCAGCAACGGTGTGACGCCTACTGCTGAGTCCGCTGCAGGACTGCTGGCCATGGCGCAGCAGATGCACGACAAGCACGTTGCCGACGGTGCACAGCAGAAGGAAAAGATTATCGCTGAGGCGCAGATCGAGGCTTCCAGTCTCGTCAACGACGCCCAGGAGAAGTCCCGCAAGATCCTTGGCGCCCTTGAGCAGCAGCGTTCGGTCCTGGAACGCAAGGTTGAGCAGCTCCGTGGCTTCGAACGCGACTACCGCTCGCGCCTGAAGGCCTACATCGAGGGCCAGCTGCGCGACCTCGACGCCCGTGGTTCCGTCGCTGCCCCTGAGGTCGGCGAAGCAACCGCAGACGTTTAGCAAGTATTCTAAAAGCCGGTGGCTGAGGTCTCCTCTGCCACCGGCTTTTGCTGTTAACACCCTGGTAGCAGCCCACAACGCTCCACGAACGAAAGCACTATGACCGACGACCTCACCGACGACG
This genomic stretch from Micrococcaceae bacterium Sec5.1 harbors:
- the murC gene encoding UDP-N-acetylmuramate--L-alanine ligase, encoding MTHAIAPLESLGRVHFIGIGGVGMSAIARIMVARGVPVSGTDAKDLPVMHDLAAAGARIAVGYDSGNLGDAQTVVAGSAIRADNPELSAARQAGLPVLHRSEALAATMDGHRVVTIAGTHGKSTTTSMVAVLLKEAGLDPSFAIGANVPALGVNAAHGSSDIFVAEADESDGSFLNYRPLIAVVTNVEADHLDHYGTAEAVYASFDNFAALLPPHGVLLACADDEGARALAERTAAKGTTRVLTYGTSHDADIRLHDGGPGDVSVAVDGAGYDLDLQVPGRHNALNAAAAFAVALELGVAPGTAATALGHFTGASRRFELKGQGRGVRVYDDYAHHPTEVRAALSAARSVAGGNKVHVLFQPHLFSRTREFAAEFAAALDAADTALVLDIYPAREDPIPGVTSSLIADRLSQGRLVSGDEAVDAVVASAGEGDIVLTVGAGDVTAYGPVIVEALGG
- a CDS encoding FtsQ-type POTRA domain-containing protein; amino-acid sequence: MASTRKPTFKPGADSSRENKSRSAGGSPDSVISAQRSVGPSPVTSTVKQSSADNVIAFPEPKGKRKRRLLLWTLCIITAFVTVLIVGAIYSPVLAVRTITVDGTKLVTPETVQKALSGVGGKPLPQVSEQEVNELLKPLVQVRSATVEARPPSELLVHVNERVPVALLKQGDSFVMVDVDGVQLGATQDQSAVALPLIDAGAGATNTGLFKAIAAVLNTLPADVLARMSTASAASPDAVELKLVDGKTVVWGNAEDKELKAKALEALLKMPPDPKVPVNVYDVSVPRHPFTK
- the ftsZ gene encoding cell division protein FtsZ, whose amino-acid sequence is MAAPQNYLAVIKVVGIGGGGVNAVNRMIEVGLRGVEFIAINTDAQALLMSDADVKLDVGRELTRGLGAGANPEVGKQAAEDHADEIEEVLRGADMVFVTAGEGGGTGTGGAPVVARIARSLGALTIGVVTRPFTFEGRRRAGSAEAGIDALRDEVDTLIVIPNDRLLSISDRNVSVLDAFRSADQVLLSGVQGITDLITTPGLINLDFADVKSVMQGAGSALMGIGSARGEDRAVKAAELAIASPLLEASIDGAHGVLLSIQGGSDLGLFEINEAARLVQEVAHPEANIIFGAVIDDALGDEARVTVIAAGFDDVKATSPSMDQSRPAQNPVPAERPAAPNTAPSNANAPQHATAGIGAAGLSNWGQQRPSALPADSGFDVDLPAVVEPDLSGSRSDDLDVPDFLK
- a CDS encoding polyphenol oxidase family protein; translated protein: MFWWRNEVQPGVSVAFTDTGAGNLALHVGDNPGDVTERRARLDYAANLGNRSFQYMDQVHGNEVALISSYGPGPTADAMVSTPSGSQAAQPLSVMVADCVPVVLVGDAGDRGPIIAVAHAGRPGVASSVVPATVNELRRLGALNIRAWLGPSICGSCYEVPEQLREDVAAVAPAAWSSTSWGTPALDLPAGVRAQLAEGDVTVEYSGECTLENDSLFSYRRDSRTGRFAGLVWTHD
- a CDS encoding YggS family pyridoxal phosphate-dependent enzyme — protein: MTNLGHDDALSGDAPSGVAPSGDARTTELARRLEAVKTRIGAATAAAGRTDRPGLIVVTKFHPAADVRRLSTLGVQDVGENRDQEAAGKSAELADLDVRWHFIGQLQSKKAKSVAKYAYSVQSVDRLQVIDALEKAVAREQDVTGRKDLECYIQVSLDDDAGAHRGGAHPSEVESLAAKIASAPGLRLAGVMAVAPLGADPEAAFERLAVVSAELRANHPAASGISAGMSQDLEAAIKFGATHLRIGSDILGSRPAVG
- the sepF gene encoding cell division protein SepF, yielding MAGALRKTMIYLGLADGDEHYESEQAVAHHDEERPQAQDREERRAPAPVREVVREMPTVDAEEEYRAPVTPIKRAASSREDASGLRQITTVHPRSYNDAKIIGESFRDGIPVIMNVTDMGEADAKRLVDFSAGLVFGLHGSIERVTNKVFLLSPSYVEVIGDDKKASETQASFFNQS
- a CDS encoding YggT family protein, whose translation is MGIVFGLIYIVLLLFFIALIIRLIFEWVQMFARQWRPRGVALVTAHVVYSVTDPPLRRLRKLIPPLQMGGISLDLGFLILIIAVSIAMAVSSGLA
- a CDS encoding DivIVA domain-containing protein, translating into MALTPEDVVNKRFQPTKFREGYDQDEVDDFLDEIVVELRRLNQENDELRKKLGEAGSAVPAATAAAPVVEKVPAPVKVDKEAEAKAEAEAKAAEAAKKKEAEQAAAAAAAAKAPAPSNGVTPTAESAAGLLAMAQQMHDKHVADGAQQKEKIIAEAQIEASSLVNDAQEKSRKILGALEQQRSVLERKVEQLRGFERDYRSRLKAYIEGQLRDLDARGSVAAPEVGEATADV